The sequence ACCCCCGGTTATCCAATGAATATTGAAAAGGATGCTGAACTCTTTACACAAGGAGCCTGGCCGCAGTTTTACCTGATTAGTGCTGATATGATTACCACCAGGGAGTATCTTCATGAAAAGTATCCAGATATTCCGGTCTATGCGGTTGGTGAATCGAATGGGGGGCGGTATGCCGCACTTGCTGCAGGTTCTGATCCGGATTTTGCAGGATATATCGGAATCTCCACATCCGGCTTTCACCGCATCGGAGAGGATTATACATCCCCAATCAGGGAGTTTCTCTTGAGTGTCGATCCAGATGTCCAGGTTGTAAGGATTACGCCCAGACCGGTTATTCTGTTTCACGCTCCTGATGATTCGGTGATCGCTATTACAGAAGGGGAATCTCTTGCAACATCTGCAGGAAAGGGGACAATGTTTATCCCATTCAACGGAACTCATGGTGTAAACAGGGAAGTTGATGACAGGATCATCACCCTGGTACCACACCTATGAAGATGACGCGGGACAACGGTGAACCTTAAGTCAGCCTCAGATCAATATATACCAGCTTATACTGTAGGATAGTCTCATGAGCGAAGCGGTTGAACTGGACGAAGCTAGACGGAAATATGAATTTAAAAAGATGCTGGAGCGTCTGGAGGCAAAAGAAGGTAGTGGAACAGAACTTATATCCCTGTACATTCCCCCGGACAAACAGATCTATGATGTAACCGCCCAGCTCAGGGATGAGTTTGGTCAGTGTTCAAACATCAAGTCCAAGCAGACTAGAACAAATGTCCAGAGTGCTATCTCCAGTATTCTTTCCAGGCTAAAATATTATTCAAAGCCACCGGAGAATGGCATAGCAGTCTTTTGTGGAACAGTAAATAAACACGGAGATCGGCAGGATCTTGAATGTGATATTGTAAATCCGCCTGAGCCCCTGAATCTCTACTTATATAGGTGTAGTTCCCGGTTTGAGCTGGAACCTCTCCGTGAGATGCTTGAGGAGAAATATGTTTATGGACTTCTTGTCATAGACCGCCGCGAAGCATATTGGGGATTTTTACGTGGAAACAGGATAGATCCTATCGGTGGCACGACCTCAACCGTTCCAGGAAAACAGCGGAAAGGTGGTCAGTCAAGTATCCGTTTTGAGCGGCTCCGTCTTATTGCAATTAATGAGTTCTATAAAAAAGTAGGAGAACGTTCCAGCGAGATCTTCATCAATGAGAAGGACTTTTTTAATCGGTTTAAAGGACTCCTCATCGGTGGGCCGTCTCCAACAAAAGAAGAGTTTGAAGAGGGAAATTTCCTTCATCATGAAGTACAGAAACGAATCATCGGACTCTTTGATGTAGCATATACCAATGAGAGCGGTCTTCCTGAACTTGTTGAGGCTGCAGAAGATGCACTCAAAGGACAGGAAGTCATTGAAGAAAAACACCTCATGGATCGGTTCTTTAAGGAACTTGTCAAAGATAATGGTCTTGCTGCATATGGAGAACAGTCTATCAGGGCGAACCTTGAAATTGGAGCTGTTGATACCCTGCTGCTCTCAGACAAACTTCGAAAAAGCCGATTGTCTATAAGGTGCGATGCATGTGGCTATACTGAAGAAAAAACTGTTCAGATAAAGCCTGGAGAAAATCCAGATGACATCGAACTTGGAAGTTGTCCAAAATGCACGTCTCCGCTTGTGCTTGCTGACTCATCTGATATTGTAGATGAACTGACGTATCTTGCAGATCAATCAAACAGTAAAGTTGCAATCATCTCTGATGATTTTGAGGAAGGATCACAGTTATTTACGGCATTTGGTGGTATTGCCGCAATTTTAAGATACAGGACCGGATACTGATGTACCATAATACATGTGATGTTATCACGACAATTCTCCGGGAACATACTGGGAAAGAAGATGTTCTGCTTACCGATGGAGGTGACCATGCTGATGTCGCTTCAACCATTGCTTTTAGTCTCGCAAAGGAACTAAAAAAAGCACCCGCTCTCATTGCCAAAGATATTGCAGAAGCCATTAAGGACAAGGTCTTACAGGAGACCGGTGCACAAACCCTTGCAGTCGGTCCCTATGTTAATTTTATTTTTGGCGCACAATACTGTTCAAACGTCCTGAAACAGGCTGTTTGCGACGGATATGGGAAAGGTCAGTCTCAATCCCAACGCGTTGTTCTTGAACACACATCTGCCAATCCGAACGGGCCTCTCCATGTCGGTCATATTAGAAATACCATCATTGGCGATACCCTGACGAGATCATTTCGGAAAGCCGGCTATCCACTTGAAGTCCAGTATTATGTCAATGACATGGGCAGACAGATAGCCATCGTTGCCTGGGGTATTGCTACACAGGGGGCGGATATCCATGCTGAAGGAAAAGGGGACCACCTCATCGCTGAGGTGTATATCGAAGCAAACCGCCATCTTGAGAAAGATCCTGCTCTGAATGCAGAAATTGATCGACTCATGCAGATGGTGGAATCCGGAGATCCTGACACAATCAGCCA comes from Methanospirillum hungatei and encodes:
- the prf1 gene encoding peptide chain release factor aRF-1; translation: MSEAVELDEARRKYEFKKMLERLEAKEGSGTELISLYIPPDKQIYDVTAQLRDEFGQCSNIKSKQTRTNVQSAISSILSRLKYYSKPPENGIAVFCGTVNKHGDRQDLECDIVNPPEPLNLYLYRCSSRFELEPLREMLEEKYVYGLLVIDRREAYWGFLRGNRIDPIGGTTSTVPGKQRKGGQSSIRFERLRLIAINEFYKKVGERSSEIFINEKDFFNRFKGLLIGGPSPTKEEFEEGNFLHHEVQKRIIGLFDVAYTNESGLPELVEAAEDALKGQEVIEEKHLMDRFFKELVKDNGLAAYGEQSIRANLEIGAVDTLLLSDKLRKSRLSIRCDACGYTEEKTVQIKPGENPDDIELGSCPKCTSPLVLADSSDIVDELTYLADQSNSKVAIISDDFEEGSQLFTAFGGIAAILRYRTGY
- a CDS encoding alpha/beta hydrolase family protein, coding for MNNTNILLVLILTISLLGTGCTNIGDDEEKPVASWNLTEDGSIEFSIPKTAVDERIQEDGSNLTTTDLIFKGFAGDVHAILVSPKNPVAFLIWAPGANNPATGYVEYMKYYPVHGIGVIIMDVRGNGGTTPGYPMNIEKDAELFTQGAWPQFYLISADMITTREYLHEKYPDIPVYAVGESNGGRYAALAAGSDPDFAGYIGISTSGFHRIGEDYTSPIREFLLSVDPDVQVVRITPRPVILFHAPDDSVIAITEGESLATSAGKGTMFIPFNGTHGVNREVDDRIITLVPHL